The proteins below are encoded in one region of Anguilla anguilla isolate fAngAng1 chromosome 3, fAngAng1.pri, whole genome shotgun sequence:
- the LOC118222620 gene encoding cytokine receptor common subunit gamma-like isoform X2, with translation MPHNAYRVTGFCQGSAERQSKETGVNCLIINLEYINCTWTAQGIQEVNYTFHRLERSTYTECPSYLLQNELTVGCRLPYTSTLKFNRFHTRLAWDKSSSELEQIIDLRHLVKLDPPHHLRLEMREGESNPELWLHWSVSCPSTCVESQVRYRKQGSNCWKETLPIEGYSFIPPFFSPDDIYRFQVRIRVPEQCVQSKYWSEWSTPAVWGSKPRSIIAGFHPRRLGPAAYWLTLAVVVLALIG, from the exons ATGCCACACAACGCCTACAGAGTCACGGGATTCTGTCAGGGATccgcagagagacagagcaaggaGACGG GTGTGAACTGTCTGATCATCAACCTGGAGTACATCAACTGCACATGGACTGCTCAAGGAATCCAAGAGGTTAACTACACCTTCCACAGACT AGAAAGGAGCACCTACACGGAATGTCCCTCTTACCTGCTGCAGAATGAACTTACTGTGGGCTGCAGGCTGCCCTACACATCTACGCTGAAGTTCAACAGATTTCACACCAGGCTGGCCTGGGACAAGAGCAGTTCGGAGCTGGAGCAGATCATTGATCTTAGACACCTGG tgAAGCTGGACCCCCCTCACCACCTGCGATTGGAGATGAGGGAGGGTGAAAGTAACCCTGAGCTGTGGCTTCACTGGAGTGTCAGTTGTCCTTCCACCTGTGTGGAGAGCCAGGTGCGCTACAGGAAGCAGGGCAGCAACTGCTGGAAG GAAACTCTTCCAATTGAAGGATATTCCTTCATTCCACCTTTTTTCTCACCTGATGACATCTACAGGTTCCAGGTGAGGATAAGAGTTCCAGAACAATGTGTCCAGTCCAAATACTGGAGTGAGTGGAGCACCCCTGCGGTCTGGGGCTCGAAGCCTCGGTCCATTATTGCAG GATTCCACCCAAGGAGGCTTGGCCCTGCTGCTTACTGGCTGACTTTGGCAGTTGTGGttctggctctgattggctag
- the rap2c gene encoding ras-related protein Rap-2c, whose product MKEYKVVVLGSGGVGKSALTVQFVTGTFIEKYDPTIEDFYRKEIEVDSSPSVLEILDTAGTEQFASMRDLYIKNGQGFILVYSLVNQQSFQDIRPMRDQIVRVKRFEKVPLILVGNKVDLESEREVSGSDGRALAQEWGCPFIETSAKSKTMVDELFAEIVRQMNYATLPEKQEQCCTACVVQ is encoded by the exons ATGAAGGAGTACAAAGTAGTCGTTCTTGGAAGCGGCGGCGTCGGCAAGTCCGCGCTGACTGTCCAGTTTGTCACGGGTACTTTTATCGAGAAATACGACCCGACAATTGAGGATTTCTACCGGAAAGAGATCGAGGTGGACTCGTCGCCTTCCGTGCTGGAGATCCTCGACACGGCAGGCACGGAACAGTTCGCCTCCATGAGAGATCTGTACATCAAGAACGGCCAAGGCTTCATTCTGGTCTACAGTCTCGTCAACCAGCAGTCATTTCAG GACATCCGACCAATGCGAGACCAGATCGTGCGAGTGAAGCGCTTCGAGAAGGTGCCCCTCATCCTGGTGGGGAACAAGGTGGACCTGGAGTCGGAGCGCGAGGTGTCGGGCTCGGACGGCCGGGCGCTGGCCCAGGAGTGGGGCTGCCCCTTCATTGAGACCTCGGCCAAGAGCAAGACCATGGTGGACGAGCTGTTCGCCGAGATCGTGCGGCAGATGAACTACGCCACTCTGCCCGAGAAACAGGAGCAGTGCTGCACCGCTTGCGTGGTCCAGTGA
- the LOC118222620 gene encoding cytokine receptor common subunit gamma-like isoform X1, with the protein MAGTAVLLLMALTLNEGDASISSTSVNCLIINLEYINCTWTAQGIQEVNYTFHRLERSTYTECPSYLLQNELTVGCRLPYTSTLKFNRFHTRLAWDKSSSELEQIIDLRHLVKLDPPHHLRLEMREGESNPELWLHWSVSCPSTCVESQVRYRKQGSNCWKETLPIEGYSFIPPFFSPDDIYRFQVRIRVPEQCVQSKYWSEWSTPAVWGSKPRSIIAGFHPRRLGPAAYWLTLAVVVLALIG; encoded by the exons ATGGCTGGGACAGCAGTCCTGCTGTTGATGGCTCTAACGCTGAATGAGGGAGACGCCAGCATCTCCAGTACCA GTGTGAACTGTCTGATCATCAACCTGGAGTACATCAACTGCACATGGACTGCTCAAGGAATCCAAGAGGTTAACTACACCTTCCACAGACT AGAAAGGAGCACCTACACGGAATGTCCCTCTTACCTGCTGCAGAATGAACTTACTGTGGGCTGCAGGCTGCCCTACACATCTACGCTGAAGTTCAACAGATTTCACACCAGGCTGGCCTGGGACAAGAGCAGTTCGGAGCTGGAGCAGATCATTGATCTTAGACACCTGG tgAAGCTGGACCCCCCTCACCACCTGCGATTGGAGATGAGGGAGGGTGAAAGTAACCCTGAGCTGTGGCTTCACTGGAGTGTCAGTTGTCCTTCCACCTGTGTGGAGAGCCAGGTGCGCTACAGGAAGCAGGGCAGCAACTGCTGGAAG GAAACTCTTCCAATTGAAGGATATTCCTTCATTCCACCTTTTTTCTCACCTGATGACATCTACAGGTTCCAGGTGAGGATAAGAGTTCCAGAACAATGTGTCCAGTCCAAATACTGGAGTGAGTGGAGCACCCCTGCGGTCTGGGGCTCGAAGCCTCGGTCCATTATTGCAG GATTCCACCCAAGGAGGCTTGGCCCTGCTGCTTACTGGCTGACTTTGGCAGTTGTGGttctggctctgattggctag
- the zgc:92907 gene encoding UDP-N-acetylglucosamine transferase subunit ALG13 homolog produces MKTVFVTVGTTSFDELIESITSEEATQALSALGYKKLVLQVGRGAVLPGPDSCAGLLVHAFRFKDSIAEDIRDADLVISHAGAGSCLEALGAKRPLLVVVNDKLMDNHQLELAKQLHADSHLLYCTCSTLTETLRTMDLSVLTPFLPGQPQNFARFLDRALGLHTE; encoded by the exons ATGAAGACTGTATTCGTTACCGTTGGAACCACGAGTTTTGATGAGCTTATAGAGAGTATTACGTCTGAAGAAGCGACTCAG GCACTCTCAGCTCTAGGTTACAAAAAGCTGGTTCTCCAGGTGGGCCGTGGGGCTGTTCTTCCTGGCCCAGACAGCTGTGCTGGGCTGCTGGTACACGCCTTCCGCTTCAAAGATTCTATTGCAGAAGATATTAGGGATGCTGACCTGGTCATCAGCCATGCAG GGGCGGGCAGTTGTTTGGAGGCACTGGGAGCGAAACGGCCTTTGCTGGTGGTGGTCAATGACAAGCTGATGGATAATCACCAGCTAGAGCTTGCCAAACAGTTGCATGCAGACTCCCACCTGTTGTACTGCACCTGCAG cacactgactgaGACACTGAGAACAATGGACCTGTCTGTTCTCACACCCTTTCTGCCGGGACAGCCTCAGAACTTCGCCAGGTTTTTGGACCGGGCCCTGGGCCTTCACACGGAGTGA
- the c3hxorf65 gene encoding uncharacterized protein CXorf65 homolog → MFVYLRHGDNEQFLVNTNCPVILLLEHIKAKLELSKTDLVDLCDEGGALKLLFLSRRLEDCARPQLPPRCSFTVCSVNRRAMDGAYVSISPLLANPDPALLETLQTQTDSLEKARLIQLRSQEVDRFQKTVKSKRRDRAVRLNAAEVKPLPQTGRRNRRN, encoded by the exons ATGTTTGTCTACCTCAGGCATGGAG ACAATGAGCAGTTCCTTGTCAACACAAACTGCCCTGTCATCCTTCTGCTGGAGCACATCAAAGCCAAACTGGAGCTGTCCAAGACCg ATCTGGTGGATCTTTGCGATGAGGGCGGGGCTCTGAagctcctcttcctgtctcGGCGGCTGGAGGACTGCGCCCGCCCGCAGCTGCCCCCCCGCTGCTCCTTCACCGTGTGCTCCGTCAACC GGAGAGCGATGGACGGTGCATatgtctctatctctcctctcctggCCAACCCTGACCCTGCACTGCTGG agaCTCTGCAGACTCAGACAGACAGTCTGGAGAAGGCTCGACTGATACAGCTCCGCTCCCAGGAAGTTGACCGGTTCCAGAAAACTGTTAAG agCAAGAGACGTGACCGAGCTGTGCGTCTGAATGCTGCTGAGGTAAAACCACTTCCTCAAACAGGGCGGAGGAATAGAAGAAACTga